A single region of the Leptothrix cholodnii SP-6 genome encodes:
- a CDS encoding DUF1653 domain-containing protein, protein MSNLPDLPEARLGRYRHYKGGEYEVVGVARHSETLEPMVVYRPLYNETGLWVRPYEMFFGQIEVDGQPQLRFAPVD, encoded by the coding sequence ATGAGCAATCTGCCTGATCTCCCTGAAGCACGTCTCGGCCGCTATCGTCATTACAAAGGCGGCGAGTACGAGGTTGTCGGCGTTGCCCGCCACAGTGAAACGCTTGAGCCCATGGTGGTGTATCGCCCGCTGTACAACGAGACCGGCCTTTGGGTACGCCCCTACGAAATGTTCTTCGGGCAGATCGAAGTTGACGGACAGCCACAACTGAGGTTCGCCCCTGTCGATTGA
- a CDS encoding heme-degrading domain-containing protein, translating into MSPLTSDQMKTLQHDLARIADQESRLHLPHFNQAIAWDIGLALKRLAEARGHAVTIEIRLAHELVFFHAMPGTTPANADWARRKRNTVELLHRSSYAVGRSLALEGSSLETMMGLPARDYASHGGSFPVRLAGGACVGTVTVSGLPQREDHALVVEVLALQCDLEPTAIALD; encoded by the coding sequence ATGAGCCCCCTCACCAGCGATCAGATGAAGACGCTGCAGCACGACCTGGCGCGCATCGCCGACCAGGAGAGCCGCTTGCACCTGCCGCACTTCAACCAGGCCATCGCCTGGGACATCGGCCTGGCGCTCAAGCGCCTGGCCGAAGCCCGCGGCCACGCCGTCACGATCGAGATCCGGCTGGCGCACGAGCTGGTGTTCTTCCACGCCATGCCCGGCACCACGCCGGCCAACGCCGACTGGGCCCGGCGCAAGCGCAACACCGTCGAGCTGCTGCATCGCAGCTCGTACGCGGTGGGCCGCTCGCTGGCGCTCGAAGGCAGCTCGCTCGAAACCATGATGGGCCTGCCCGCCCGCGACTACGCCAGCCACGGCGGCAGTTTCCCGGTCCGGCTGGCGGGCGGCGCCTGCGTCGGCACGGTCACGGTCTCGGGCCTGCCGCAGCGTGAAGACCACGCGCTGGTGGTCGAGGTGCTGGCGCTGCAGTGCGACCTCGAGCCGACCGCGATCGCGCTCGATTGA
- a CDS encoding tetratricopeptide repeat protein, whose product MATEIPGIEKLRALAHRRVSPRLILPLALLVLAAIGARQFGEISLSLGAHQYARFFYLVAAWQGNSAAQNNLGALYLEGKGGFPDPVAAAHWLQKAAEQGQSAAAFNLGNLYEEGRGVPRDSRRAAALFEQAAQAGDHDAAFNAGRLYADGRPDLPKDVNAAIKWYTKSADAGFASAQYNLGSLYAQGDGVAKDFSMAAQWYQRAVKSGHPKAQLDLGSMYAFGIGVDRDLARGLQLLEAAAQTKELAPKAKAHAALACRDRTPLERDLCDRRVRN is encoded by the coding sequence ATGGCGACAGAAATCCCCGGCATCGAAAAACTCCGCGCACTTGCACATCGCCGAGTCAGCCCGCGGCTGATATTGCCGCTGGCCCTGCTCGTGCTCGCAGCCATCGGTGCGCGGCAGTTCGGCGAGATATCCCTGTCGCTGGGTGCGCATCAATACGCCCGTTTCTTCTATCTCGTCGCCGCTTGGCAGGGCAACTCGGCGGCGCAGAACAACCTCGGCGCGCTCTACCTGGAAGGCAAAGGGGGTTTCCCTGACCCCGTGGCCGCTGCGCACTGGCTGCAGAAGGCCGCGGAACAAGGGCAATCAGCGGCGGCGTTCAATCTCGGCAATCTCTACGAAGAGGGTCGTGGTGTCCCGAGGGACAGTCGGCGGGCCGCGGCGCTGTTCGAGCAGGCGGCTCAGGCCGGTGATCATGACGCGGCCTTCAACGCCGGTCGCCTGTATGCCGATGGACGCCCGGATTTGCCCAAGGACGTGAACGCGGCGATCAAGTGGTACACCAAATCCGCAGACGCCGGATTCGCCTCCGCGCAGTACAACCTGGGCAGCCTGTATGCGCAGGGTGATGGCGTTGCCAAGGATTTCAGCATGGCGGCGCAGTGGTATCAACGTGCGGTCAAGTCCGGGCACCCGAAGGCGCAGCTGGATCTGGGATCCATGTATGCGTTCGGGATTGGCGTTGACAGAGATCTCGCTCGTGGACTGCAGTTGCTTGAAGCGGCGGCGCAGACAAAAGAACTCGCCCCCAAGGCCAAGGCTCATGCGGCCCTCGCCTGTCGGGACCGCACGCCTTTGGAGCGGGATCTCTGTGACCGTCGTGTCCGGAACTGA
- a CDS encoding AGE family epimerase/isomerase encodes MTDTSAHPDFRSPDFLLGHIRHTLAFYDARCVDPSGGFFHFYKDDGTVYDHRTRHLVSSTRFVFNHAMAWRRFGAAVYPDYQQRVRHGLAFLQQAHAQPQGGYAWQIDWDGRRATVQDGTHHCYGLAFVLLAHAHAVMAGVDEARAGLEATFELMEQRFWEPAHGLYADEATPQQWQDGQVGPYRGQNANMHGCEAMIAAYDATRDAKYLQRALTLAESITQRQAALADGLVWEHYRADWSVDWDYNRDDKSNIFRPWGYQVGHLTEWAKLLMQLERHLPVNHRPAWLLSTAQRFFDTAMRHGWDAQNGGLVYGFAPGGEVCDADKYFWVQAESFGAAALLAVRTGDEAYWDWYDRIWAYSWAHMIDHRHGAWYRIRTPDNRACSDEKSPAGKTDYHTMGACYDVLRGLGVP; translated from the coding sequence ATGACCGACACCTCCGCACACCCCGACTTCCGTTCACCCGACTTCCTGCTCGGCCACATCCGCCACACGCTGGCGTTCTACGACGCCCGCTGCGTCGACCCGAGCGGCGGTTTCTTCCACTTCTACAAGGACGACGGCACGGTCTACGACCACCGCACCCGCCACCTCGTCAGCAGCACGCGCTTCGTCTTCAACCACGCGATGGCGTGGCGGCGCTTCGGCGCGGCCGTGTACCCGGACTATCAGCAGCGCGTGCGCCACGGCCTGGCCTTTCTGCAGCAGGCGCACGCCCAACCACAAGGTGGCTACGCCTGGCAGATCGACTGGGACGGCCGCCGCGCCACCGTGCAGGACGGCACCCACCACTGCTACGGCCTGGCCTTCGTGCTGCTGGCCCACGCCCACGCCGTGATGGCCGGCGTGGACGAGGCACGCGCCGGGCTCGAAGCCACCTTCGAGCTGATGGAGCAGCGCTTCTGGGAGCCCGCCCACGGCCTCTACGCCGACGAGGCCACGCCCCAGCAGTGGCAAGACGGGCAGGTCGGCCCCTACCGCGGCCAGAACGCCAACATGCACGGCTGCGAAGCCATGATCGCCGCCTACGACGCGACCCGCGACGCCAAGTACCTGCAGCGCGCGCTGACGCTGGCCGAGTCGATCACGCAGCGTCAGGCCGCCTTGGCCGACGGCCTGGTGTGGGAGCACTACCGCGCCGACTGGTCGGTCGACTGGGACTACAACCGCGACGACAAGAGCAACATCTTCCGGCCCTGGGGCTATCAGGTCGGCCACCTGACCGAGTGGGCCAAGCTGCTGATGCAGCTGGAGCGCCACCTGCCGGTCAACCACCGCCCGGCCTGGCTGCTGTCCACCGCGCAGCGTTTCTTCGACACCGCCATGCGCCACGGCTGGGACGCGCAAAACGGCGGCCTGGTCTACGGCTTTGCCCCAGGGGGCGAGGTCTGCGATGCCGACAAGTATTTCTGGGTCCAGGCCGAGAGCTTCGGCGCCGCCGCGCTGCTGGCGGTGCGCACCGGCGACGAGGCCTACTGGGACTGGTACGACCGCATCTGGGCCTACAGCTGGGCCCACATGATCGACCACCGGCACGGCGCCTGGTACCGCATCCGCACGCCCGACAACCGCGCCTGTTCCGACGAGAAGAGCCCCGCCGGCAAGACCGATTACCACACCATGGGCGCCTGCTACGACGTGCTGCGCGGCCTGGGCGTGCCGTGA
- a CDS encoding DUF4188 domain-containing protein — MSEIFRGRYTAQIEGPFVVFIIGMRINRLLAVHKWLPVAQAMGPMVKHLMAHKELGLLHAQSYAYWRGAALVQYWRSFEQLERFARDPSLNHLEPWKRFNRAVAADGSVGIWHETYVVQADQYECIYGNMPKMGLALAGTHMAAIGAKETAKRRLGMKGDPAVASYDNPQ; from the coding sequence ATGAGTGAAATTTTCCGAGGCAGGTATACGGCGCAGATCGAAGGCCCGTTTGTGGTCTTCATCATCGGCATGCGGATCAACCGTTTGCTGGCCGTACACAAATGGCTCCCGGTTGCGCAGGCCATGGGACCCATGGTGAAGCACCTGATGGCGCACAAGGAACTCGGGTTACTGCACGCCCAGAGTTATGCCTACTGGCGCGGTGCCGCACTCGTTCAGTACTGGCGATCTTTCGAGCAACTCGAACGCTTTGCGCGCGACCCGTCGCTCAATCATTTGGAACCCTGGAAGCGGTTCAATCGGGCGGTCGCCGCAGACGGCAGCGTCGGTATCTGGCATGAAACCTACGTGGTGCAAGCTGATCAATACGAGTGCATCTACGGCAACATGCCGAAAATGGGTTTGGCGTTGGCAGGTACGCATATGGCAGCCATCGGTGCCAAGGAAACGGCGAAGCGCCGCTTGGGAATGAAAGGTGATCCGGCGGTTGCTTCTTACGATAATCCGCAGTAG
- a CDS encoding DMT family transporter, which translates to MATPPRGPALRGGVLALLASALFGISTPLVQHFGAGLGAFSTAALLYAGAAVLGAALRQPVEAEARLRRSDARRLLAMAGFGAVIGPVALAWGLQRTSGTSASLMLTLEALFTALLAWRLYHETLDRRVRAAMALLLAGGMVLVLDQGRTGGTQLLGLLAVLVATAAWGIDNTLSRALAERDPAQVVMAKAALGATATTLLAIASGEPLPGVVAALALLAVGATGYGLSLRFYLLAQRAFGAARTGSVFAFAPFIGAVLAVVLGDRSASWVMALGSVLMLAGVLLHLAESHGHEHPHEALDHEHAHRHDDGHHEHRHDPMPAGEHSHAHHHEPMRHGHPHVPDAHHRHRH; encoded by the coding sequence ATGGCGACGCCACCACGTGGGCCCGCCTTGCGCGGTGGCGTGCTGGCGCTGCTGGCTTCGGCGCTGTTCGGTATCAGCACGCCGCTGGTGCAGCACTTCGGCGCCGGCCTGGGCGCCTTCAGCACCGCGGCGTTGCTGTATGCGGGCGCCGCAGTCCTGGGTGCGGCGCTGAGGCAGCCGGTCGAGGCCGAAGCCCGCCTCCGACGCAGCGACGCCCGCCGCCTGCTGGCGATGGCCGGCTTCGGGGCGGTGATCGGGCCGGTCGCGCTGGCCTGGGGCCTGCAGCGCACCAGCGGCACCAGCGCGTCGTTGATGCTGACGCTCGAAGCGCTGTTCACCGCGCTGCTGGCCTGGCGCCTCTATCACGAGACCCTGGACCGGCGGGTCCGGGCGGCGATGGCGCTGCTGCTGGCCGGTGGCATGGTGCTGGTGCTCGATCAGGGGCGCACGGGTGGCACCCAGCTTCTCGGCCTGCTGGCCGTGCTGGTGGCCACGGCGGCCTGGGGCATCGACAACACCTTGTCGCGCGCATTGGCCGAGCGTGACCCGGCGCAGGTCGTGATGGCCAAGGCGGCGCTCGGTGCCACGGCGACCACGTTGCTGGCGATCGCATCGGGTGAGCCCCTGCCCGGCGTCGTGGCGGCACTGGCACTGCTCGCCGTGGGCGCCACCGGCTACGGCCTGAGCCTGCGTTTCTACCTGCTGGCACAACGCGCCTTCGGCGCTGCGCGCACCGGCTCGGTCTTCGCCTTCGCGCCCTTCATCGGTGCCGTGCTGGCGGTGGTGCTCGGTGACCGATCGGCGAGTTGGGTGATGGCGCTGGGCAGCGTGCTGATGCTGGCGGGCGTGCTGCTGCACCTGGCCGAATCACACGGCCACGAACACCCGCACGAGGCGCTCGACCATGAACACGCCCACCGGCACGACGACGGCCACCACGAACACCGTCACGATCCGATGCCGGCCGGCGAACACAGCCACGCCCATCACCATGAGCCGATGCGGCACGGCCATCCCCATGTACCCGACGCGCACCACCGGCATCGTCACTGA
- the chrA gene encoding chromate efflux transporter — MNPPSPSRPDADTAPASVSFAEALRFWLKLGFISFGGPAGQIAIMHTELVERRRWISERRFLHALNYCMLLPGPEAQQLATYIGWLMHRTWGGIVAGALFVLPSLFILIALSWIYMRFGDLPLVAGIFYGIKPAVTALVLHAAHRIGTRALKNRWMWGIAAAAFVAIFAFDTPFPAIVAAAALIGHFGAKHAPTVFALGGGHGAAKQGYGPALIDDHTPTPDHARFSRSHLAKVLAVGLGLWALVMTVLVATQGLHGTLATMGWFFTKAALLTFGGAYAVLPYVYQGAVETHQWLSGAQMIDGLALGETTPGPLIMVVAFVGFVGGWLTQVFGADALFMGAAVAATVVTFFTFLPSFVFILAGGPLVEATHGKLGFTAPLSAITAAVVGVILNLALFFAYHVLWPQGFGGRFDAVSAVIAVAAALALFRFKIGVMPLLGGCAAAGLAVTLLAPALR, encoded by the coding sequence TTGAATCCACCTTCGCCATCCCGTCCGGACGCGGACACCGCGCCCGCATCGGTCAGCTTTGCCGAGGCGCTGCGCTTCTGGCTCAAGCTCGGTTTCATCAGCTTCGGCGGGCCGGCCGGGCAGATCGCCATCATGCACACCGAGCTGGTCGAGCGCCGGCGCTGGATCAGCGAGCGGCGGTTCCTGCACGCGCTCAACTACTGCATGCTGCTGCCCGGCCCCGAGGCGCAGCAGCTCGCCACCTACATCGGCTGGCTGATGCACCGCACGTGGGGCGGCATCGTGGCCGGCGCGCTGTTCGTGCTGCCGTCGCTGTTCATCCTGATCGCGCTGTCGTGGATCTACATGCGCTTCGGCGACCTGCCGCTGGTGGCAGGCATCTTCTACGGCATCAAGCCGGCCGTGACGGCGCTGGTGCTGCACGCGGCGCACCGCATCGGCACGCGGGCGCTGAAGAATCGCTGGATGTGGGGCATCGCCGCGGCCGCCTTCGTGGCGATCTTCGCGTTCGACACGCCGTTCCCGGCCATCGTCGCGGCGGCTGCGTTGATCGGCCACTTCGGTGCCAAACATGCGCCGACGGTGTTCGCGCTCGGCGGCGGGCACGGCGCGGCCAAACAGGGTTACGGCCCGGCGCTGATCGACGATCACACGCCCACGCCTGACCATGCGCGCTTCTCGCGCAGTCACTTGGCCAAGGTGCTGGCCGTCGGGCTCGGGCTGTGGGCGCTGGTGATGACCGTGCTGGTCGCCACCCAAGGCCTGCACGGCACGCTCGCCACGATGGGCTGGTTCTTCACCAAGGCCGCGCTGCTGACCTTCGGCGGCGCCTACGCGGTGCTGCCGTATGTCTATCAAGGCGCGGTCGAGACCCATCAATGGCTCAGCGGCGCGCAGATGATCGACGGCCTGGCGCTCGGTGAAACCACGCCCGGCCCGCTGATCATGGTGGTGGCCTTCGTCGGCTTCGTCGGCGGCTGGCTGACGCAGGTCTTCGGCGCCGATGCGCTGTTCATGGGCGCAGCGGTGGCGGCCACGGTGGTGACGTTCTTCACCTTCCTGCCGTCGTTCGTGTTCATCCTGGCAGGTGGCCCGCTGGTCGAGGCCACCCACGGCAAGCTCGGGTTCACCGCGCCGCTGAGCGCGATCACCGCGGCGGTGGTCGGCGTGATCCTGAACCTGGCGCTGTTCTTCGCGTACCACGTGCTGTGGCCGCAGGGTTTCGGCGGACGCTTCGATGCGGTCTCGGCCGTGATCGCGGTGGCGGCGGCGCTGGCGCTGTTTCGATTCAAGATCGGCGTGATGCCGCTGCTGGGTGGCTGCGCAGCCGCCGGGCTGGCGGTGACCCTGCTGGCGCCGGCGCTGCGCTGA